The following are encoded together in the Streptomyces flavofungini genome:
- a CDS encoding ATP-dependent DNA helicase has product MSPRLTDPEQLKELLGIPFTPEQTACITAPPAPQVIVAGAGSGKTTVMAARVVWLVGTGQVAPEQVLGLTFTNKAAGELAERVRKALIKAGVTDPDAVDPDNPPGEPVISTYHAFAGRLLADHGLRIGLEPTARLLADATRFQLAARVLREAPGPYPALTRSFPDLVSDLLTLDGELAEHLVAPDRLRAHDVELLRTLAGAKLTNADLRKVPETATARLQLAELVDRYRAAKRTRDLLDFGDQIAHSATLARTRPEVGAILREEFRVVLLDEYQDTSVAQRVLLAGLFGGGTGHPVTAVGDPCQAIYGWRGASVANLDDFPAHFAHADGRPATRHALSENRRSGGRLLDLANSLAAPLRALHAGVEALRPAPGAERDGSVRCALLRTHSEEIDWIADSLAHLVATGKAPGEIAVLCRTAGDFAEIQAALVARDIPVEVVGLSGLLHLPEVADLVAVCEVLQDPGANASLVRLLTGPRWRIGPRDLALLGRRARLLVRHSAPEGPEDADRRLAEAVEGVDPSEVISLADALDTFLEAPGDGSGEDGLPFSAEARVRFARLATELRDLRRSLADPLLDVLHRVLAVTGLEVELSASPHALAARRRETLSNFLDIAASFAANDPSASLLAFLGFLRTAAQYEKGLDNALPGGENTVKVLTAHKSKGLEWDVVAVPGLVTGTFPSTQGREKWTAQAKVVPHALRGDADTLPDVDAWDAKGMKAFHAEMKDHQHTEELRLGYVTFTRPRSLLLGSGHWWGPTQKKPRGPSDFLTALYDHCAAGHGEIEAWADEPDEDEENPALHEKTADHAWPLPLDADSLARRRAAADTVLAHLDRLAADDARSHEEPHPAADGPASPYAAPDPPEYATDPDWPPPPDDDEIDAYAAGADAYEGDADAYEGDAFGEDAFGDDAAHETGADDPSEWNTWSTRRPTPPEPPTPPHPRHTASDETALARDAIPHARAPRATPRLTPEESRTLASWDRDLDALTGELLRTRESVRDVLLPTTLTASQLLRLAADPDALAQELARPMPRPPQPAARRGTRFHAWVEARFEELRLPMLGPDELPGGGPGEAEIADERDLEALKEAFERTEYARRTPHRVEYPFQIALAGRVIRGRMDAVYKHGEGDDTTYEILDWKTGHTQDADPLQLAVYRLAWAEQHGVPPESVGAAFLYVRSGETVRPENLPGRAELERILLGEAAAAAGQKGERPPGRSTPAGR; this is encoded by the coding sequence GTGTCTCCTCGCCTCACCGACCCCGAGCAGCTCAAAGAGCTCCTCGGAATCCCGTTCACCCCGGAGCAGACGGCCTGCATCACCGCGCCGCCCGCCCCGCAGGTGATCGTGGCCGGAGCCGGCTCGGGGAAGACGACGGTGATGGCCGCGCGCGTGGTGTGGCTGGTCGGCACCGGCCAGGTCGCCCCGGAGCAGGTGCTCGGCCTGACGTTCACGAACAAGGCGGCGGGCGAGCTCGCCGAGCGGGTGCGCAAGGCGCTGATCAAGGCGGGCGTCACCGACCCGGACGCGGTGGACCCGGACAACCCGCCGGGCGAGCCGGTCATCTCCACGTACCACGCGTTCGCGGGCCGCCTCCTCGCCGACCACGGCCTGCGCATCGGCCTGGAGCCCACCGCCCGCCTCCTCGCCGACGCCACCCGCTTCCAGCTCGCCGCCCGCGTCCTGCGCGAGGCCCCCGGCCCGTACCCCGCGCTGACCCGCTCCTTCCCCGACCTCGTCAGCGACCTGCTCACGCTCGACGGCGAGCTGGCCGAGCACCTGGTGGCCCCCGACCGCCTCCGGGCGCACGACGTGGAACTGCTCCGCACCCTGGCGGGCGCCAAGCTCACCAACGCCGACCTGCGCAAGGTCCCCGAGACGGCCACCGCCCGCCTCCAGCTCGCCGAGCTCGTCGACCGGTACCGCGCGGCGAAGCGCACCCGCGACCTCCTCGACTTCGGCGACCAGATCGCCCACTCCGCGACCCTCGCCCGCACCCGCCCGGAGGTCGGCGCGATCCTGCGCGAGGAGTTCCGCGTCGTCCTCCTCGACGAGTACCAGGACACGTCGGTGGCCCAGCGCGTCCTCCTGGCGGGCTTGTTCGGCGGCGGCACCGGCCACCCCGTGACGGCGGTCGGCGACCCCTGCCAGGCGATCTACGGCTGGCGCGGCGCCTCCGTGGCCAACCTCGACGACTTCCCCGCCCACTTCGCGCACGCCGACGGCCGTCCCGCCACGCGCCACGCCCTCAGCGAGAACCGCCGCAGCGGCGGCCGCCTCCTCGACCTCGCCAACAGCCTGGCCGCGCCGCTGCGCGCCCTGCACGCGGGCGTGGAGGCCCTGCGCCCCGCCCCGGGCGCCGAGCGCGACGGCAGCGTGCGCTGCGCCCTGCTGCGCACCCACAGCGAGGAGATCGACTGGATCGCCGACTCCCTCGCCCACCTCGTGGCCACCGGCAAGGCCCCCGGGGAGATCGCCGTCCTGTGCCGCACGGCCGGCGACTTCGCCGAGATCCAGGCCGCCCTCGTCGCCCGCGACATCCCCGTCGAGGTCGTCGGCCTGTCCGGCCTGCTGCACCTGCCCGAGGTCGCCGACCTCGTCGCCGTCTGCGAAGTCCTCCAGGACCCGGGCGCCAACGCCTCCCTGGTGCGGCTCCTGACCGGCCCCCGCTGGCGCATCGGCCCGCGCGACCTCGCCCTCCTGGGCCGCCGCGCCCGCCTCCTCGTGCGGCACAGCGCGCCCGAAGGACCCGAGGACGCCGACCGGCGCCTCGCCGAGGCCGTCGAGGGCGTCGACCCGTCCGAGGTGATATCGCTCGCGGACGCGCTCGACACGTTCCTGGAGGCCCCCGGCGACGGCTCCGGGGAGGACGGGCTGCCGTTCTCCGCCGAGGCCCGGGTGCGGTTCGCGCGCCTCGCCACCGAACTGCGCGACCTGCGGCGCTCCCTGGCCGACCCGCTCCTCGACGTCCTGCACCGCGTGCTCGCCGTCACCGGCCTGGAGGTCGAGCTCTCCGCGTCCCCGCACGCCCTGGCCGCCCGCCGCCGCGAGACCCTGTCGAACTTCCTGGACATCGCCGCGTCCTTCGCCGCCAACGACCCCTCCGCCTCTCTGCTCGCCTTCCTGGGCTTCCTGCGCACCGCCGCCCAGTACGAGAAGGGCCTCGACAACGCCCTGCCCGGCGGCGAGAACACCGTCAAGGTCCTCACCGCCCACAAGTCCAAGGGCCTGGAGTGGGACGTCGTCGCCGTGCCCGGCCTGGTCACCGGCACGTTCCCGAGCACCCAGGGCCGCGAGAAGTGGACGGCCCAGGCCAAGGTCGTCCCGCACGCCCTGCGCGGGGACGCCGACACGCTCCCCGATGTCGACGCGTGGGACGCCAAGGGCATGAAGGCCTTCCACGCCGAGATGAAGGACCACCAGCACACCGAGGAACTGCGCCTCGGGTACGTGACGTTCACCCGCCCCCGTAGCCTTCTGCTCGGCTCGGGCCACTGGTGGGGCCCCACCCAGAAGAAGCCCCGGGGCCCGTCCGACTTCCTCACCGCCCTGTACGACCACTGCGCGGCGGGCCACGGCGAGATCGAGGCCTGGGCGGACGAGCCGGACGAGGACGAGGAGAACCCGGCGCTGCACGAGAAGACGGCCGACCACGCCTGGCCGCTGCCCCTCGACGCCGACTCCCTGGCCCGCCGCCGCGCCGCCGCAGACACCGTCCTCGCCCACCTGGACCGCCTCGCGGCCGACGACGCCCGCTCCCACGAGGAGCCCCATCCCGCCGCCGACGGCCCCGCCTCCCCGTACGCCGCCCCCGACCCCCCGGAGTACGCGACGGACCCGGACTGGCCGCCTCCGCCGGACGACGACGAGATCGACGCCTACGCAGCCGGTGCCGACGCCTACGAAGGCGACGCCGACGCCTACGAAGGCGACGCTTTCGGAGAAGACGCTTTCGGAGACGACGCCGCCCATGAAACGGGCGCCGATGACCCCTCGGAGTGGAACACCTGGTCCACGCGGCGCCCCACGCCCCCGGAGCCCCCGACCCCGCCGCACCCCAGGCACACCGCGTCCGACGAGACGGCCCTCGCCAGGGACGCCATCCCGCACGCCCGCGCCCCCCGGGCGACCCCGCGCCTCACCCCGGAGGAATCCCGCACCCTCGCCTCCTGGGACCGCGACCTGGACGCCCTCACCGGCGAGCTGCTCCGCACCCGCGAGAGCGTCCGCGACGTCCTCCTGCCGACCACACTCACCGCCTCCCAGCTGCTCCGCCTCGCAGCCGACCCGGACGCCCTCGCGCAGGAGCTGGCGCGGCCCATGCCCCGGCCGCCGCAGCCGGCGGCCCGCCGCGGCACCCGCTTCCACGCCTGGGTGGAGGCACGCTTCGAGGAGCTGCGGCTGCCCATGCTCGGCCCGGACGAGCTGCCGGGCGGCGGCCCCGGCGAGGCGGAGATCGCGGACGAGCGCGACCTGGAAGCGCTCAAGGAGGCCTTCGAGCGCACCGAGTACGCCCGCCGCACCCCCCACCGCGTCGAGTACCCCTTCCAGATCGCCCTCGCGGGCCGCGTCATCCGCGGCCGCATGGACGCCGTCTACAAGCACGGCGAAGGCGACGACACCACGTACGAGATCCTCGACTGGAAGACCGGCCACACCCAGGACGCCGACCCCCTCCAGCTCGCCGTCTACCGCCTCGCGTGGGCCGAGCAGCACGGCGTCCCGCCCGAGTCCGTGGGGGCCGCGTTCCTCTACGTACGCAGCGGCGAGACCGTCCGCCCCGAGAACCTGCCGGGCCGGGCCGAGCTGGAGCGGATCCTGCTCGGCGAGGCCGCCGCGGCCGCCGGACAGAAGGGGGAGCGGCCGCCCGGCCGGAGCACTCCCGCGGGCCGATAG